One window from the genome of Plasmodium reichenowi strain SY57 chromosome 8, whole genome shotgun sequence encodes:
- a CDS encoding dihydropteroate synthetase, putative: METIQELILSEENKTNIAVLNLGTNNRKNAVLILETALHLVEKYLGKIINTSYLYETVPEYIVLDKKESCEKINNDCRIYDVNYINELMQNLEESKYEENKELIDKCEEYERFLKNGKVHNSILKEVNVENYLLECNNIIVKNDEIMKNNLSKYKDKYYTSYFYNLTVVIKTFVNDPLSMLVIIKYIEELMKRENVKEKEKFENRIIDIDILFFNDFTIFMKNVKLEKNMIYKILSKYIHFERDIKNGNDNISKVNMNKDINPNNNNNNNNKNKNNSDIDCDCDCVDQMMNNHVNNKNYINSFRDPLEIINNMVDKIEFLSIPHVYTTHRYSILLCLNDMIPEYKHNVLNDTIRCLYNHYVSRMKEEYNINIKENNKRIYVLKDTISYLKEKTHIVGILNVNYDSFSDGGIFVEPKRAVQRMFEMINEGASVIDIGGESSAPFVIPNPKISERDLVVPVLQLFQKEWNDIKDKIVKCDAKPIISIDTINYNVFKECVDNDLVDILNDISACTNNPEIIKLLKKKNKFYSVVLMHKRGNPHTMDKLTNYDNLVYDIKNYLEQRLNFLVLNGIPRYRILFDIGLGFAKKHDQSIKLLQNIHVYDDYPLFIGYSRKRFIAHCMNDQNVLINTQQKLHDEQQNENKNILDKSHNWMFQMNYMRKDKDQLLYQKNICGGLAIASYSYYKKVDLIRVHDVLETKSVLDVLTKIDQV; the protein is encoded by the exons atggaAACTATACAAGAACTAATACTTTCTGAGGAAAATAAAACTAATATCGCCGTATTAAACTTAGGAACaaataatagaaaaaacGCTGTGTTGATTCTAGAAACTGCTCTGCACCTTGTCGAAAAATATTTAG GTAAAATTATTAACACGTCCTACTTGTATGAAACCGTTCCAGAATACATTGTATTAGATAAAAAGGAAAGTTGcgaaaaaataaacaacGATTGTCGTATATATGAtgttaattatattaacGAATTGATGCAAAATTTAGAAGAATCTAAATATGAAGAGaataaagaattaattGATAAATGTGAAGAATATGAAAGATTTTTGAAAAATGGAAAAGTTCATAATAGTATACTAAAGGAAGTAAATGtagaaaattatttattagaatgtaataatataatagtaaaaaatgacgaaataatgaaaaataatttaagcaaatataaagataaatattatactaGCTACTTTTATAATTTGACAGTTGTAATTAAAACTTTTGTAAATGATCCTCTTAGTATGTTGgtaattataaaatatattgaagaattaatgaaaagggaaaatgtaaaagaaaaagaaaaatttgAAAATCGTATAATAGATATAGATAttctattttttaatgattTTACAATCTTTATGAAAAACGTAAAAttggaaaaaaatatgatttataaaatactctcaaaatatattcatttcgaaagagatataaaaaatggaaatGACAATATATCTAAAgtaaatatgaataaggatataaatcctaataataataataataataataataaaaataaaaataatagtgATATTGATTGTGATTGTGATTGTGTGGATCAGATGATGAATAATCatgtgaataataaaaattatataaattctttTAGAGATCCActagaaataataaacaatatGGTAGATAAGATTGAATTTTTATCCATTCCTCATGTGTATACAACACACAGATATAGCATACTTTTATGCTTAAATGATATGATACCCGAATATAAGCATAATGTTTTAAATGATACCATCAGATGTTTATATAACCATTATGTGAGTAGGATGaaagaagaatataatataaatattaaagaaaataataaaaggatatatgtattaaaagatacaatttcttatttaaaagaaaaaacacATATTGTTGGAATATTAAATGTTAATTATGATTCTTTTTCAGATGGAGGTATTTTTGTTGAACCTAAACGTGCTGTTCAAAGAATGTTTGAAATGATAAATGAAGGTGCTAGTGTTATAGATATAGGTGGAGAATCTTCCGCTCCTTTTGTTATACCTAATCCAAAAATTAGTGAAAGAGATTTAGTAGTACCTGTATTACAATTATTTCAAAAAGAATGGaatgatataaaagataaaattgTTAAATGTGATGCGAAACCAATTATAAGTATTGATACAATTAACTATAATGTTTTTAAAGAATGTGTTGATAATGATTTAgttgatatattaaatgatattaGTGCTTGTACGAATAATCcagaaattataaaattattaaaaaaaaaaaacaaattcTATAGTGTAGTTCTAATGCATAAAAGAGGAAATCCACATACAATGGATAAACTAACAAATTATGATAATCTAgtttatgatataaaaaattatttagaACAAAGATTAAATTTTCTTGTATTAAATGGAATACCTCGTTATAGGATACTATTTGATATTGGATTAGGATTTGCGAAGAAACATGATCAATCTATTAAACTCttacaaaatatacatgtatatgATGATTATCCACTTTTTATTGGATATTCAAGAAAAAGATTTATTGCCCATTGCATGAATGATCaaaatgttttaataaatacacAACAAAAATTACATGATGAGcaacaaaatgaaaataaaaatattctgGACAAATCACACAATTGGATGTTTCAGATGAATTACATGAGGAAAGACAAGGATCAACTtttatatcaaaaaaatatatgtg GTGGATTGGCAATAGCTTCCTACAGCTATTATAAAAAGGTAGATCTAATAAGAGTTCATGATGTTTTAGAAACAAAATCGGTTTTGGATGTTTTAACAAAAATAGACCAAGTTTAA